GCGAGACCTTCGTGATGAAGGTGAAGCTCTTGTCAGCGTAGACCGTGATGACGACCGGCACAATCATGCCCTTGTCATTCTGAGTCTTAGCGTTAAACTGTTTGCAGAACTCCATGATGTTCACGCCCTTCTGACCAAGGGCAGGACCTACCGGCGGAGCTGGGTTAGCTGCGCCACCGGGAATCTGGAGCTTAATATAACCTGTGATTTTCTTTGCCACTGTATTATCTCCGTTTCAAAGACCGTAATCAATTATGCGTCGGCGGATTCAACCTGGTTAAAGGCG
The nucleotide sequence above comes from Fibrobacter sp. UWB16. Encoded proteins:
- the rplK gene encoding 50S ribosomal protein L11; translated protein: MAKKITGYIKLQIPGGAANPAPPVGPALGQKGVNIMEFCKQFNAKTQNDKGMIVPVVITVYADKSFTFITKVSPVPALIKKATGVQSGSGEPNRKKVGKITQAQITEIAQKKMPDLNTIDLEAAKRMVAGTARSMGIEVVD